A genome region from Streptomyces antimycoticus includes the following:
- a CDS encoding adenylate/guanylate cyclase domain-containing protein, with translation MTADDAGSGTAEEREAWDAAAPDGAVRDTGARESAAAEAPEEAPDEALDEEDQPDPIALRLEQLILGAERRYTPFQAARSAGVSVELATRFWRAMGFADIGQAKALTEADVLALRRLSGLVEAGLLSEPMAIQVARSTGQTSARLADWQIDSFLEGLTDPQETGMTRTEIAYPLVELLLPELEEFLVYVYRRQLAAATGRVVQAADDVEMVDRRLAVGFADLVSFTRLTRRLEEEELGELVEAFETTAADLVAAHGGRLIKTLGDEVLYAADDAGIAAEIGLRLIETLTHDETMPELRVGIAFGTVTTRMGDVFGTTVNLASRLTSIAPKNAVLVDGAFAEELSRTGEAPVSEAEAAEAAAAAEKEGEEPPSYRFALQPMWQRPVRGLGVVEPWLLSRRA, from the coding sequence GTGACCGCCGACGACGCGGGTTCCGGCACGGCCGAGGAGCGCGAGGCGTGGGACGCCGCCGCGCCGGACGGGGCCGTACGGGACACCGGGGCGCGGGAGAGCGCCGCCGCGGAGGCTCCCGAGGAGGCCCCCGATGAGGCCCTCGACGAGGAGGACCAGCCGGATCCCATCGCGCTCCGGCTGGAGCAGCTGATCCTCGGTGCCGAGCGGCGCTACACCCCCTTCCAGGCCGCCCGCAGCGCGGGCGTCTCGGTCGAGCTGGCCACCCGCTTCTGGCGGGCCATGGGCTTCGCCGACATCGGCCAGGCCAAGGCGCTGACCGAGGCCGATGTGCTGGCGCTGCGCCGGCTGTCCGGACTGGTGGAGGCCGGGCTGCTGAGCGAGCCGATGGCCATCCAGGTGGCGCGGTCCACCGGCCAGACCAGCGCCCGGCTCGCCGACTGGCAGATCGACTCGTTCCTGGAGGGGCTCACCGACCCCCAGGAGACCGGGATGACCCGGACCGAGATCGCGTATCCGCTGGTCGAGCTGTTGCTGCCGGAGCTGGAGGAGTTCCTGGTCTATGTCTACCGGCGCCAGCTCGCGGCCGCGACCGGCCGGGTGGTGCAGGCGGCGGACGACGTGGAGATGGTGGACCGTCGGCTGGCCGTCGGCTTCGCCGACCTGGTGAGCTTCACCCGGCTGACCCGGCGGCTGGAGGAGGAGGAGCTCGGCGAACTGGTCGAGGCGTTCGAGACCACGGCCGCCGACCTGGTGGCGGCGCACGGCGGGCGGCTGATCAAGACGCTGGGCGACGAGGTGCTCTACGCGGCCGACGACGCGGGCATCGCCGCCGAGATCGGGTTGCGCCTGATCGAGACGCTCACGCATGACGAGACGATGCCGGAGCTGCGGGTCGGGATCGCGTTCGGCACCGTCACGACCCGGATGGGCGACGTCTTCGGGACGACGGTGAACCTGGCGAGCCGGCTGACGTCCATAGCCCCCAAGAACGCGGTCCTGGTGGACGGCGCGTTCGCGGAGGAGCTGAGCCGCACCGGGGAGGCCCCGGTGTCGGAGGCGGAGGCCGCGGAGGCGGCCGCCGCGGCGGAGAAGGAGGGTGAGGAGCCGCCCTCGTACCGGTTCGCGCTCCAGCCGATGTGGCAGCGGCCGGTGCGTGGTCTGGGGGTCGTGGAGCCGTGGCTGCTGAGCCGTCGGGCATGA
- a CDS encoding acyl-CoA carboxylase subunit epsilon encodes MIRIVRGNPTPEELAAALAVVQARAAAVTVAAQSEDDPEEWSDPARTVPSHRVPHPGPKAWRTTYWPA; translated from the coding sequence ATGATCCGAATTGTCCGGGGCAACCCGACCCCCGAGGAGTTGGCCGCCGCACTGGCGGTGGTGCAAGCACGCGCGGCGGCCGTCACGGTCGCTGCGCAGAGCGAGGACGATCCGGAGGAGTGGTCCGACCCGGCCCGCACCGTCCCCAGCCACCGGGTGCCGCACCCCGGCCCCAAGGCGTGGCGTACCACCTACTGGCCCGCTTGA
- the mmpB gene encoding morphogenic membrane protein MmpB → MLWSEPPDEPPEELRRAEAMLRRARTVLTVSVLLAMCLLGLWL, encoded by the coding sequence ATGCTGTGGTCCGAGCCGCCCGACGAGCCGCCCGAGGAGCTGCGGCGCGCGGAGGCCATGCTCCGCCGCGCCCGCACGGTGCTGACCGTCTCCGTGCTGCTCGCGATGTGTCTCCTCGGCCTGTGGCTGTGA
- a CDS encoding Maf family protein, with translation MTAQRTLILASASPARLGLLRQAGMAPKVIVSGVDEDALSAETPAELARVLAEAKATAVAGLPEAADSLVIGCDSVLELDGQALGKPADAEEATARWKSMRGRAGVLRTGHCVIDTASGRHTSATASTTVRFGEPTDEEVAAYVASGEPLHVAGAFTLDGRSAPFIDGIEGDAGTVIGLSLPLFRRLLGELGVRITALWD, from the coding sequence ATGACTGCGCAGCGCACTCTCATCCTCGCGTCCGCCTCGCCCGCCCGGCTCGGACTGCTGCGGCAGGCCGGAATGGCGCCGAAGGTGATCGTCAGCGGGGTGGACGAGGACGCGCTGAGCGCCGAGACACCCGCCGAGCTGGCCCGGGTACTGGCCGAGGCGAAGGCCACCGCCGTGGCCGGGCTTCCGGAGGCGGCCGACTCCCTCGTCATCGGCTGCGACTCGGTACTGGAGCTCGACGGTCAGGCGCTCGGCAAACCGGCGGACGCCGAGGAGGCCACCGCCCGCTGGAAGTCGATGCGCGGCCGGGCCGGGGTGCTGCGCACCGGGCACTGCGTGATCGACACGGCGAGCGGCCGCCACACCTCGGCCACCGCGTCCACCACCGTCCGCTTCGGCGAGCCGACGGACGAGGAGGTCGCGGCGTACGTCGCCAGCGGCGAACCGCTGCATGTGGCGGGGGCGTTCACGCTCGACGGCCGTTCGGCGCCGTTCATCGACGGCATCGAGGGCGACGCCGGAACCGTGATCGGGCTGTCCCTGCCGCTGTTCCGCCGACTGCTGGGCGAGTTGGGCGTGCGGATCACGGCCCTGTGGGACTAG
- a CDS encoding acetyl/propionyl/methylcrotonyl-CoA carboxylase subunit alpha, with protein sequence MRKVLIANRGEIAVRVARACRDAGIASVAVYADPDRDACHVRAADEAYALGGDTPAASYLDQAKVLAAAAESGADAVHPGYGFLSENAEFAQAVLDAGLTWIGPPPHAIRDLGDKVAARHIAQRAGAPLVAGTPDPVSGADEVVAFAEQHGLPIAIKAAFGGGGRGLKVARTMEEVPELYDSAVREAVAAFGRGECFVERYLDKPRHVETQCLADTHGNVVVVSTRDCSLQRRHQKLVEEAPAPFLTQEQNDQLYAASKAILKEAGYVGAGTVEFLVGNDGTISFLEVNTRLQVEHPVTEEVTGIDLVREMFRIADGEAIGYDDPPMRGHSFEFRINGEDPGRNFLPAPGTVTSFVPPAGPGVRLDAGVESGSVIGPAWDSLLAKLIVTGATRTQALQRAARALAEFQVEGMATAIPFHQAVVVDPAFTSEPFTIHTRWIETEFNNTIAPFAPVSPDEDEEPTARETVVVEVGGKRLEVSLPASLGVATAPAGGSKKPKRKAVKKSGSAASGDALASPMQGTIVKVAVGEGDTVAEGDLIVVLEAMKMEQPLNAHRAGTVKGLTAEVGASITSGAVICEIKD encoded by the coding sequence GTGCGCAAGGTGCTCATCGCCAACCGTGGCGAGATCGCTGTCCGTGTTGCCCGTGCCTGCCGGGATGCCGGGATCGCGAGCGTAGCCGTCTACGCCGATCCGGACCGGGACGCATGTCATGTGCGCGCGGCCGATGAAGCCTATGCGCTGGGCGGTGACACCCCGGCGGCCAGCTATCTCGACCAGGCCAAGGTCCTGGCCGCGGCCGCCGAATCCGGCGCCGACGCCGTCCACCCCGGCTACGGATTCCTCTCCGAGAACGCCGAATTCGCCCAAGCCGTCCTCGACGCGGGCCTGACCTGGATCGGCCCCCCGCCGCACGCCATCCGCGACCTGGGCGACAAGGTCGCCGCCCGCCACATCGCCCAGCGCGCCGGCGCACCCCTGGTCGCCGGCACCCCCGACCCGGTCTCCGGCGCGGACGAGGTCGTGGCCTTCGCCGAACAGCACGGCCTGCCGATCGCCATCAAGGCCGCCTTCGGCGGCGGCGGCCGCGGCCTGAAGGTCGCCCGCACCATGGAAGAGGTCCCCGAGCTCTACGACTCCGCCGTGCGCGAGGCCGTGGCCGCCTTCGGCCGCGGGGAGTGCTTCGTCGAGCGCTACCTCGACAAGCCCCGCCATGTGGAGACCCAGTGCCTGGCCGACACCCACGGCAACGTGGTGGTGGTCTCCACCCGTGACTGCTCCCTCCAGCGCCGCCACCAAAAGCTCGTCGAAGAGGCCCCGGCCCCGTTCCTGACCCAGGAGCAGAACGACCAGCTCTACGCCGCCTCCAAGGCCATCCTCAAGGAAGCCGGCTATGTGGGCGCCGGCACCGTCGAGTTCCTCGTGGGCAACGACGGCACCATCTCCTTCCTCGAGGTCAACACCCGTCTCCAGGTGGAGCACCCGGTCACCGAAGAGGTCACCGGCATCGACCTGGTCCGCGAGATGTTCCGCATCGCCGACGGCGAGGCCATCGGCTACGACGACCCGCCGATGCGAGGGCACTCCTTCGAGTTCCGCATCAACGGCGAGGACCCGGGCCGCAACTTCCTGCCCGCCCCCGGCACCGTGACCTCCTTCGTCCCGCCCGCCGGCCCCGGTGTCCGGCTGGACGCGGGCGTGGAGTCGGGGAGTGTCATCGGCCCGGCGTGGGACTCGCTGCTGGCCAAGCTGATCGTCACCGGCGCCACCCGCACCCAGGCCCTCCAGCGCGCCGCCCGCGCCCTGGCCGAGTTCCAGGTCGAGGGCATGGCCACCGCGATCCCGTTCCACCAGGCCGTGGTGGTGGACCCGGCGTTCACCAGCGAGCCGTTCACGATCCACACCCGCTGGATCGAGACCGAGTTCAACAACACCATCGCCCCCTTCGCCCCCGTCAGCCCCGACGAGGACGAGGAGCCCACCGCCCGCGAGACCGTCGTGGTCGAGGTCGGCGGCAAGCGGCTGGAGGTCTCGCTGCCCGCCTCCCTGGGCGTGGCCACCGCCCCGGCGGGCGGCTCGAAGAAGCCGAAGCGCAAGGCGGTCAAGAAGTCCGGCTCCGCCGCCTCCGGCGACGCCCTGGCCTCCCCGATGCAGGGCACCATCGTCAAGGTCGCCGTGGGCGAGGGCGACACCGTGGCCGAGGGCGACCTCATCGTCGTCCTGGAGGCCATGAAGATGGAACAGCCCCTCAACGCCCACCGCGCGGGCACCGTCAAGGGCCTGACCGCCGAGGTCGGCGCGTCCATCACCTCGGGCGCGGTCATCTGCGAGATCAAGGACTGA
- a CDS encoding alpha/beta hydrolase — MGLTSRSLEYVMIALAVGCAGLTLWLWPRFAGRGVRAWLGRLAALAVTQCAIVAALALAVNTTFQFYGSWDELLGEDEAAPAALSPVQGGAAGPAGASGGLVRPAPPQGLDTVHGLPSGPPDKAGKVESVRILGRRSQVANPAYVYLPPQYFQRQYARQRFPVIVAISGYPGGSFLLAQHLRLPQTAGGLIRTGAMQPAVIVMVRPTIAPPRDTECVDVPGGPQAETYFAQDLPEALRGHYRIGHDPSAWGVLGYSSGGTCALELILRHPRVYSAAAALSPDYRVVNDPTTGDLFGPGPEGERGKREHDLLWRLRRLPQPQVSVLVSSSRRGEPNYTATRAFLAAVRPPMSAQSIILDRGSHNFRTWRRELPTALRWMNGQLTFPQDVVHGR, encoded by the coding sequence ATGGGACTGACCAGTCGCTCACTCGAGTATGTGATGATCGCCCTCGCCGTGGGGTGCGCGGGGCTGACCCTCTGGCTGTGGCCGCGCTTCGCGGGCCGGGGCGTACGGGCCTGGCTGGGCCGGCTGGCCGCCCTCGCCGTGACCCAGTGCGCGATCGTGGCCGCGCTGGCCCTCGCGGTGAACACCACCTTCCAGTTCTACGGGTCCTGGGACGAACTGCTGGGCGAGGACGAAGCGGCTCCGGCGGCCCTGTCCCCTGTGCAGGGCGGCGCCGCGGGGCCGGCCGGGGCGTCGGGCGGGCTGGTGCGGCCCGCCCCGCCGCAGGGGCTGGACACGGTGCACGGGCTGCCGAGCGGGCCCCCCGACAAGGCGGGCAAGGTCGAGTCGGTGCGGATCCTGGGCCGCCGCAGCCAGGTGGCCAACCCGGCGTATGTGTATCTGCCGCCGCAGTACTTCCAGCGCCAGTACGCCCGGCAGCGCTTCCCGGTGATCGTGGCGATCAGCGGCTATCCGGGCGGATCCTTCCTGCTGGCCCAGCATCTGCGGCTGCCCCAGACCGCGGGCGGGCTGATCCGCACCGGGGCGATGCAGCCGGCGGTCATCGTGATGGTGCGGCCCACCATCGCCCCGCCCCGCGACACCGAATGCGTGGACGTCCCCGGCGGCCCCCAGGCCGAGACCTACTTCGCCCAGGACCTGCCCGAGGCGCTGCGGGGGCACTACCGGATCGGCCATGACCCCAGCGCCTGGGGCGTGCTGGGCTACTCCTCGGGCGGCACCTGCGCCCTTGAGCTGATCCTGCGTCATCCCCGCGTCTACAGCGCGGCCGCGGCCCTGTCGCCCGACTATCGCGTGGTCAACGACCCCACCACCGGGGACCTCTTCGGCCCGGGCCCGGAGGGCGAGCGCGGCAAGCGGGAGCACGATCTGCTGTGGCGGCTGCGCCGGCTGCCCCAACCGCAGGTGTCGGTGCTGGTGTCCTCCAGCCGCCGGGGCGAGCCCAACTACACCGCCACCCGCGCCTTCCTGGCCGCCGTCCGGCCGCCGATGAGCGCGCAGTCGATCATCCTGGACCGGGGCAGCCACAACTTCCGCACCTGGCGCCGCGAGCTGCCCACGGCCCTGCGGTGGATGAACGGCCAGCTCACCTTCCCCCAGGACGTGGTGCACGGCCGCTGA